CTTGAGCCGTTACGGTCTATAGCGGTTGCCCCGAATCGTTTGATACGAAATAACGTTCAACATAGGCAGGGATAAATCCCCGTGCTGCATAGCATTCGGCTTGATACCATGTAGTTCGGGGCTTCAGCCCTGAAAAATTGTTAATATGACTTCTACGAATATGCTGAATTGGGAAGAGGGGATCTGGAAGAACGAGAATGCCCCGGAGGCCGATGCAGAGGTGCTGATCGCTTCCGACTGGGCTCCCATCAGGGCTTTCGACCGTGTGATCATGGAGACGCCCGAAGGCGTGTACGGCGATCTTCTGCCGGTTCTGCGTGAAAGCGACCTCAGGATCGTCAACCTGGAGTGCCCCCTGTGCGGCCATAATACGCCGGTTTGGAAAAGCGGTTCCGTTTTGAAGGGCAAGGCAGAGCACGTGCGCGGATTGCGTGTGGTGCCCTTCGAAGTCGTGACCCTGGGAAACAACCATGTTTTCGACTATGGCACAACTGCCTTTGCACAGACCCTGGCGGTGCTGGAGGAAAACGGGATTGCCGCGGTGGGCGCCGGTATGTCGACACGGGAAGCGAAAACGCCGCTGCGATTGGAGGTGAACGGCATCCGTGTCGGCATCGTCAACTTCAGCGAAGGCGAAGACCTCACCGCCGCCACCAACGGCCCCGGTGTTTTTGGATGGGAAGTCGAGGCGGTCGCCGCCGTTATAAACGCAATCAAGGCATCCGTGGACATCGTCATCGTCGTCTGCCACTGCGGCTTGGAATACATTCCCATTCCGCCGCCTTACGTGGCCCGGGCCTTCAGGCATCTGGCCGATGCCGGCGCGCATCTGGTTGTAGGACACCACCCCCACGTGCCGCAGGGTTTGCACATCTACCATCAGGTGCCCATCTGCTACAGCCTGGGCAATTTCGTTTTTTACCAGGAGACCGACCTGCTTTACCGAAAGGTGGGGTTTTTTGTCAAAGCGGGACTGGCCAAAGGAGCGGTCGCCTATCTGAAACTCGTTCCCTACGGCATCAGGAAGGCGGGGCTTCATCTCCTTAACCGTGAAGAACGTCAATGGTTTCTAAAAGAGATGCGCACGGTGTCGATGCCCCTGGACACGCCTGCCGCTATCGAAGATGCTTGGCACGGCTTTTTACATTACTACGGTACGCAAGGGTTGCGCGGTGAAATAGGGATGATCCTGGAAAAAATGCGGGATGAGCCGCGGAAAGGCGCCGCCATGCTCAGAAATCGCCTCACCACCATGCAGCACAACCAGCATTGGATCGACATGCTAACCCGCATCATGAACGACGACCTGGCAACGTCCCCGCAGTGGGCTTACAACCTTGCCGAGAAATGGCTGACCGCAATCACCATGACATAAAGGGTTCGAGAATTCGATGGGCTCAGGGACCAAGTGGATGCAAATTCGCTGTTCGCCTCTTTTCGATTTTGAGTGGCCTGTCTTCACTCTATTGGGAAATGAACATCGAACATCCAACGTCAACTGTGGTTTATTCGCTTCATGTATTCGGGTTTCCTGGGCCATCAGCCAAAGCAGACAGCCAACCGTTCGATGTTCAGCGTTCGATGTTGGACGTTCATCTTAGACCTTCGGCCACTGACTTCTAGGATGTTACCTTCGACCCCCCGACGCCTTTACCTGCCGGGCTTGAAGGCCTTGAACAGAGAGGCATCCATCACGGCTTCATAACCGGTCATTTTAGCTGCCAGCCGTTTGTTTTCATCCACCAGGAGAAAGTTGCCCGTCATCTTGTGTTTGGTGAGATCGGTCACCTCCAGCACGGCGGTGACGCCCTTAGCGGGAAACGTCTCGCAATACTGCCGGTAACTGGCGCAGTAACTGGGCAGGGATACCTGGCCGGTCTCCTCATAGCACCAGACCGTGGCCATCTGGAAGGCGCAGTCCAGAACAAGGGGATCCGCGATCCAGCCGCTTCGCAAGTGTTCCCGGATCCATCGGGAGGGGGATGGCGCCGATGATATCCTGGCGGTCATGCCCCTGGGCGAACAGGATAGGATTTCCTTGATGCCGCGCAGTTCGATACCGTGAAAAAGGATCTCCTCATAGACTTCCCCGGCACTGCGGTGGTATCCGTCCTCCGACAGGAAGCGGCCCAGGTCGACTGACGGCGGTTCCGGCATGGCATCCAGCAAAATAGCTTTTCCGCGGGAGTGAATGACGTCTTTGCCCTCCAGCATGCCGTCCCGAAGTTCGAGACTCACCTCGTAATGGCCATTCTTTCTGCTGGTCTTGCCCGCAAAGAGGCGGATCAATTTCTTTTTGTCGACCAGTTTGACCCCTTTGAGAATGCGCATGTCATCCAGGCCGTGCAGCACCAGACCCGGATTTTCGTGCAGTGCTCCGTGACCGAACCACTCGGTTATCAAGGAGAAGGGGACCACCGGGTTGCCACCGATGACGTGTGACGTCAGGATGGGATAATCATGCGTGTCGATCTCTTTTTTGAACGAGAGCGTCATGGGGGGCTCGTCTTCGGGCACCGCCTTACCTGCCGGCGTCCCTTCAGCCGTGGCTGCATCGACATCGATGGATCGGGAAGGCAGTGACGACCCGATAACGATCTCCACCGGGTCGTTGCCGGACCGGCCCATGGCGGCCACCAGGCTGCGGGCGCCTTCTTTCAGGGGAATGAGGCCTACATGCTGCTTTTTGAAAGCCGTGCGGAGAGCGGGTGTCACCATTCCGCCGTCCCAGGGGCCCCAGTTGACGGCCAGCGTGCGGCACGCGGGGTGCTGCCGCGAAAAGGCGGCAGCCATTTTGTTGAGGGCCTCGTTGGCCATGGCGTAATCCACTTGCCCGGCGTTGCCGATCCTGGCGCTGATGGATGAGAAAATCACCAGGTGTTTCAGCGGGTCGTTTTTAACGCATGACAGCAGGTTGCGGAGCCCGGACACCTTGGTGCCGTAAACCATATCGAACTGTGATGGGCTTTTGTCGACGATCAACCGGTCTTCGATGACGCCCGCTCCGTGAACGATGGCCGTGACAGGGCCCAAGCTGCTGCGAACCGTCTCCAGCGCTTCGGCGACCCGATCATGTTCGCGAACATCCACAGAAAGATACATGGCTCTTGTCCCGAGGGTTTCCAGCTTTTCCAGGGTGGCCCGCACCTCACGGCTGGCCATGTGCCGTACAAACGATTGTTCTATCTCTTTGGGTGAAGCGCCGTTGTTGTTGAATTCATTTTCCAGAATGGCCCGCTTTATAGCGGCCGTGTCGTCAAGCCCGCGCAGCCAGGCGGGTTCCGCGGCCGGCTGGGGAGACCGTCCCATAAGGGCCATGGCGGCGCCCGTCCGTCCGGCCAGTGCTTCGGCCGCTGCGGCGGTCACCCCCCTTGCGCCTCCGGTAACCACGATGACGTCGCCGGCGTCCAGGTCAAGCCGGGAGGGCTCGCTTTCAATTGCTTCGTGCGGCTGGTTTTGCAGGACCGGTGTGCGGCGTTGAGTCGACGTCAGGCCGATTTCCAGGGGGCCGGAGATTGTCGGTTCCATCAGTTCTTCGGCGACCCTGTCGGCGATCGCGGAAAGGTCCTCCCAGAGGGGGTCGATGTCCAGCGCCCGGCAGGTTACCCCGTGCCACTCGAGGGCGGCGGTCTTTGTCAATCCCGCCAGTCCGCCCATAACAGGGTTGTCGATTTCACGGCCCGCGAATCCGAATGCGCCGTCGAGCCTGGTAATCGTGGCAAACAGGAGGTCGTCGCCCCGGTCACCCCGGTGCTTTTCCCGGCGGTCCGGATTTGCGGCGAAGGACTTTGCCAGTTGAAAAGCGCTTTTTAGAAACACGTCTTCGTCCGCTCGATTTTCGAAACGTTCGGGGGCAGGGATGATCAGGCCGGCGGCATCCGTCAACGTCTGCCCGTCCAGAATCAGTGCGGCAGCATCGTCCCGGGACAGGACACAGGCCGCAACCCCGCGCTCACCGAGTGATGCGACAAGGGCGGCGGCGAATGGGCCGCCGTCGTCGAGTAGGTAAAGCTTGCGCCCGGGCCGGAATCGTAAACGGCGGGTTTGGGAACGCAGTGCGTTCTCGACGGTCACGGTCTTCCAGTCGAGGGCGGGCGCCGGTGATTCGGGAGGACCGGCTTCCTGCGCTTGTTCGTTTACCGGCGGTGCGCTTTCCGACCGCCCGGATGAGCGGCCGGAAGCATCGGTTCCGGTGGTCGGCACCCGTGGGGCTTCACCGCGGTGTTCGTCGCCGGCATCGCCTGACTCGCTGAGATGGGCGGAGATCTGTCCGAGGGTTTTCAGACTGCCCATCAGATCCGGGGTTACCTCCGGAAGGCCGGGCATCCGTTCCTCGAGGGTGGACAGGATTTCCACGCGTTTGATGGAATCGATGCCCAGGTCGGCCTCGACGTCCATGTCCATGCTCAGCATTTCCCGCGGGTAGCCGGTCAGTTCGCTGACCACCTGAATCAGGGTTTGTGATATATCCGTCACTTCGGTGGCGGCGGCGAATTCAGCACTACCGGCACGGGAAAGCACATCGCCGGACGAATACACCGGTTGTGCATCGGAGGCGATTCCCCCGATGTGAGCCGCGATTTGTCCCAGTGTTTTCAAGGCCGCCATTGTCTCCGGCTCCATCGGCGGCAAATCGGGCAACCGTTCTTCGAGGGTGGACAAAATTTCGACGCGTTTGATGGAATCGATGCCCAGGTCGGCCTCGATGTCCATGTCCAAGTTCAGCATTTCCACCGGATAGCCGGTCAGATCACTGACGACGTTCAGCAGGGTGGCAGAGGTTGCATCTGACTGATCGGACTGCCTGATATTGTGCGAGATGGAATGGTCGGGTTCGATCTGCGACGCGCTCGATTCGGTCGCCGGCGCCGCTGCAGGGGCATGCCCGCGCCGGGCTTCGACGATTTTCGCAGGGGGTGCGGGGGGCACCTGGGGCCGTTCATGCACACTGCCCGCATCCGGCACGGTGGCCGCCGGCCGACCGGGTTGTGCGGCCGCGATGCCGAGGGATGCTTCCGCAAGGCGCTGAACGCTTTCCATCATGTGCTGCAGGGTGCGGCCGGAGGCGGCTTGGGTCTCCAGAAATTTCTGGTGGGCTTCTGCGGTTCTGGCCTGGAGCGCCCGCATTGATCTCAGTCCCTCGGTGACTGTCTTGAGGGCACTTTCCACATGGGTAGACGGCGTGGTCTGTATGCCGTTCCTGTCTGTATTTTTCATGGCTGGTATTGAAGGCTTGTTCGGGTTTCTGTTGTTAGTGGTGACTGCCGGTGAAGCCGTGGGCACGGCGTTCTCTCCGGTAAAAATCGAGTGCTTGAGCTGTGGCGGCTTCACGGGTTGCCCGACGGCCGGCGGCCCTTCTGCCGCGGTCCGGACAGGCTTTTTTGACGGCAAGGGGGGATGCGGTGGAACCGTTGATTGCCCGTGTGTCTGGTCAACAGGCTTTTCCGGGCGATAGTTGGCGCCGCTCAGCATGACGGTCATGCGCTGCTTTTCAGGGGCGGCGGCTTTTTCTTCCCAGGCGTCTAGAGAAACGGGACAGCCCGTGACGGCAAGCGTGGACAAGGTGCAGGCCAGATCAATGAGGCCGTACTGTCTTCCACCGGAAGCATCCATGGCAACGGCGTGGAATGACTTCTTGGACAGGATGGTTTTGACAAGGTCGGTGAGGACGCTTTTGGGGCCGACTTCCACAAAGGTCCGGATGCCCGCGGCATGCATATTTTCGATCATGGATGTAAAACGGACCGGGTTTACCATCTGCCGGGCCAGTGTTTTCACGGCCTGTTCAGGTGTGGTTTCATAGGGCCGTCCGGTGCTGTTGGCATAGACCGGTATGCTGCCGGAAACGAATTGCGACCTGCGCACCTCCTGTTCGAAGGGGTGTTGTCCCCCCTGAATCAAGGGGCTGTGAAAGGCCGCCGAAACCGGCAGCCGCATGCCGTGAAGCCCTTTTTCCCTCAAGCGTCCCTCGGCACGTTCGATGCCCTCGATGGGGCCGGAAAGTACGGCCTGTTCGGGGCTGTTGAAATTTGCCAGGACGACATCGGGGACGTTACGGATAAGGTTCTCGATCGTTCCAAGGGGCGCCTTGACAGCCAGCATGGTGCCTTCCGGTCCCTTGCCGGCCGCATCTGCCATCGCCTTTCCGCGTACCGCGGACAGACGCATGAATGTTTGCCGGTCGATAAAACCGGCGGCATGCAGGGCGCTGAGTTCACCGTAGCTGTGACCGCATACGGCATCCGGCTTCAGGCCGAAGCGGCCGAGGATGTCGAACATGGCAAGGCTGATGCTGCCGATAGCGGGCTGGGCGATATCGGTGCGGTTCAGCTGCTGCCGTTCTTTCGATTGCGACCTTGAAAAGGGCCGTGGAAAAATGGCGTCACTGACAGCACTGCCGGCATCCATGAGGCTGTCGGCCAGTTCGAGGGCTTCCAGCCCTTCGGGAAAGATAGCGCACAAGTCGCGGCCCATGCCCTGATATTGGCTGCCCTGACCGGGAAAGATGAAAGCGAGGTCACCGGGACACCGGCCCTGCATGTAAAAAATCTGTTTCTCGAGGTGGACTTTCCGGCTGGTTTCGGGACGGTCGATAGCGGCCGCAGCCTGCTTCAGCATCGCTTTGAGACTGTCCCTGTCAACTGCCGGATCTGCGGTCAGTTCGTGAACAAAGGCGAGGCGCAGGGGGGCGTTGGCGGAGAATCGGTTCCGGGTGGCAGCGGCCAGCCGATTGATGTCGAGCCGATGGACGGGCCCGGCATCCACACGGCGCTGCATTTCCGCAAGGCCTTTTTTAAGGTTGTCCTTGTTTTGCGCCGAAAAGGCGAAAATTTCCACCGATCCATCCCAGGACACATCTTTTTTACGGCTGCCGTATTCCTCGAGCACCAGATGAAAGTTGCTGCCGCCGAAACCGAAGGAACTCACGCCGGCGCGCCGCGGGTGTTCCCGATGGGCCAGCCAGGGTCGGTTCTCCGAATTGATGAAGAAGGGCGAGTCTTCGATGTCCAGGTCGGGGTCCGGGGCAACGGCCTTCAGGGTAGGGGGCAGCACCTTGTTTTTTAGGGCCAGTGCCGCCTTGATGATCCCGGCGGCACCGGCTGCCGCTTTGGTGTGGCCGATCATCGATTTGACGGAACCGACAGCGATGGGGCTGTTTCCGGCAATCGCGCCGAATGCCGTTTTCAGCGCGTTCAGTTCGACTTTGTCCCCCACACGGGTGCCGGTGCCGTGGGCTTCCACAAGGCCGACGGTGGCCGGTTCAACGCCTGCATTTTCATAGGCCCTGCGGAGGGCCTTGGCCTGTCCTTCGGCATTCGGGGCGTAAATGCTTTGCGACTTTCCGTCGCTGGAACTGCCCATGCCCTTGATAACGGCGTAGATGTTGTCGCCATCCTGTTCGGCCCGGTCGAGGCTTTTCAACACGAGCATGCCGAGGCCTTCCCCCAGAACCGTGCCGTCCGCATCTTTCGAAAAAGGACGGATGTCGCCGGTTTTGGAAAGGATCATGGTTTTCGAAAAGCACATGTGCATGAAGATGTCGTTGATGGTGTCCACGCCGCCGGTAACCACCATGTCACTGCTGCCGGACTGCAGTTCCAGCATGGCTAAGTGGACGGCGCTCATGGAACTCGCGCAGGCGGCATCCACGACGCAGTTTGTTCCGCCAAGGTCGAGGCGGTTGCAGATCCTTCCGGCAACGACATTTCCCAAAAGCCCCGGAAAAGAGTTTTCCTGCCAGGGAACATAGGCGTCGGCAATGCGTTGAACAATATTTTCGACCGATCCCGGGTCGAGTCCCTCCTTTTGCATAGCGTCCCGCCAAATAGGGTGCCCCAGCCTGGAACCCAGAGGAATAACCATTTCCTGGGTCCCGGTGACCCCTAGTACGACACTGGTGCGATCACGGTCGAACTCGCGTCCCGAATGGCCATAGCCGGCGTCCAGGAGGGCGTCCCTGGCGGTTACGAGCGCCAGGAGTTGGGAGGTGTCGGTGGCTTCAATCGTAGCGGGGGGAATGCCGAACTCGGACGGGTCGAAGGCGATGTGAGGCAAGAAACCGCCGCGTCGGCAATAAACCAGATCGGCTTTCCCGGGTTCCTGACTGAAGTAGGCCTCCGTGGACCAGTGCGTATCGGGGATGTCGCCGATGGCGTCTCTGCCGCGGGACAGAAGCTGCCAGAACGCCTTGAGTCCCGGGGACCGGGGGAAGAGACACCCCATCCCGATAATGGCGATGGGCATGTTTTGTATATGATTCGAATCGGTTTCGTTTTTAGGCATCATTCTTTCCAAGCCTGCCGCATGCGTTGCGGCGTTTTTCCAATTCCGGAACAGGGAACCGCTTTAAATTTTAATATATATATCACAAACAGCGTGTGATCAAGGATTAGGTAAAAATTTAAAGTTGTCAAATTGATATAACAACTATATAATCACACAGGTTTCAAATAGATGCAGTCAGATGAAAATATGTTTATTTGGATCATCCTCAATAGTTGAAACGCTCAGTTGAGCCGTATACACCCCTTGAACTGCATGGCGGTTGGCTGAAAAATGGTAACCTTTTATTCAAACCGGGATATCAGCGAACGGCTTGGGATCCGTTTGACCAAGTGGAAACGCTGGTCGCGTGAATTTTTACCGCCGGACCCCCTGGGTGGCCTGCGCTCTGGTTATGCGCGTCAATACAGTATCGATCAGGCGTTTATCGTGTTTCTCGGCGGACACCTCGTGGCGGATATGCATTTTTCGATACCGGAGGCCAAAAAGATCGCTGCGGATTTGGCCGGCTGGTTCGAAAAACAGGGACCCCTGGTCGACCGCTCCGGAAATGGGTCGCAAGCAAATTCATCCCATCCATGGCCCAAAGACACGGCGGTCACCATATACAGACGCGCTCCTAAGGACCTACATCAGGCTCAAACCGACAGCGGCTTTTTTTACGTCCAAAGGACGTGTCTGGCCGACGAAGGCTTTGAAAAGGGCGGGCCCCGTGTCCGCAGGGAAACCTATCGTGAAGAGGTGATACCGTCCGCATCGGGAGCGGTGCCCGGCGATGCAGGAGAAACCCTTGAAAAAATAGACGGGCGCATATTGTATGCGAGCCAGTTGAGGAACCGCTTCGTAAACAAGTTGCTGGGTACTGCCCCGGCGTGAGGCTGCAATGCCAACACAACCTGTCAAATGGGTTTGCTGAATCAGCGGCCTCAGGCAGAGCCTTCCAGTATGAGGAAAACCCCTCGAAGGGGCCTGCGCTGCCGTCGGCGCCGATTTGTTACAAGATTTTTTTCTCTGTTTTTTATATTTCTGTTGAGCAGA
The Deltaproteobacteria bacterium DNA segment above includes these coding regions:
- a CDS encoding CapA family protein yields the protein MTSTNMLNWEEGIWKNENAPEADAEVLIASDWAPIRAFDRVIMETPEGVYGDLLPVLRESDLRIVNLECPLCGHNTPVWKSGSVLKGKAEHVRGLRVVPFEVVTLGNNHVFDYGTTAFAQTLAVLEENGIAAVGAGMSTREAKTPLRLEVNGIRVGIVNFSEGEDLTAATNGPGVFGWEVEAVAAVINAIKASVDIVIVVCHCGLEYIPIPPPYVARAFRHLADAGAHLVVGHHPHVPQGLHIYHQVPICYSLGNFVFYQETDLLYRKVGFFVKAGLAKGAVAYLKLVPYGIRKAGLHLLNREERQWFLKEMRTVSMPLDTPAAIEDAWHGFLHYYGTQGLRGEIGMILEKMRDEPRKGAAMLRNRLTTMQHNQHWIDMLTRIMNDDLATSPQWAYNLAEKWLTAITMT
- a CDS encoding SDR family NAD(P)-dependent oxidoreductase — protein: MMPKNETDSNHIQNMPIAIIGMGCLFPRSPGLKAFWQLLSRGRDAIGDIPDTHWSTEAYFSQEPGKADLVYCRRGGFLPHIAFDPSEFGIPPATIEATDTSQLLALVTARDALLDAGYGHSGREFDRDRTSVVLGVTGTQEMVIPLGSRLGHPIWRDAMQKEGLDPGSVENIVQRIADAYVPWQENSFPGLLGNVVAGRICNRLDLGGTNCVVDAACASSMSAVHLAMLELQSGSSDMVVTGGVDTINDIFMHMCFSKTMILSKTGDIRPFSKDADGTVLGEGLGMLVLKSLDRAEQDGDNIYAVIKGMGSSSDGKSQSIYAPNAEGQAKALRRAYENAGVEPATVGLVEAHGTGTRVGDKVELNALKTAFGAIAGNSPIAVGSVKSMIGHTKAAAGAAGIIKAALALKNKVLPPTLKAVAPDPDLDIEDSPFFINSENRPWLAHREHPRRAGVSSFGFGGSNFHLVLEEYGSRKKDVSWDGSVEIFAFSAQNKDNLKKGLAEMQRRVDAGPVHRLDINRLAAATRNRFSANAPLRLAFVHELTADPAVDRDSLKAMLKQAAAAIDRPETSRKVHLEKQIFYMQGRCPGDLAFIFPGQGSQYQGMGRDLCAIFPEGLEALELADSLMDAGSAVSDAIFPRPFSRSQSKERQQLNRTDIAQPAIGSISLAMFDILGRFGLKPDAVCGHSYGELSALHAAGFIDRQTFMRLSAVRGKAMADAAGKGPEGTMLAVKAPLGTIENLIRNVPDVVLANFNSPEQAVLSGPIEGIERAEGRLREKGLHGMRLPVSAAFHSPLIQGGQHPFEQEVRRSQFVSGSIPVYANSTGRPYETTPEQAVKTLARQMVNPVRFTSMIENMHAAGIRTFVEVGPKSVLTDLVKTILSKKSFHAVAMDASGGRQYGLIDLACTLSTLAVTGCPVSLDAWEEKAAAPEKQRMTVMLSGANYRPEKPVDQTHGQSTVPPHPPLPSKKPVRTAAEGPPAVGQPVKPPQLKHSIFTGENAVPTASPAVTTNNRNPNKPSIPAMKNTDRNGIQTTPSTHVESALKTVTEGLRSMRALQARTAEAHQKFLETQAASGRTLQHMMESVQRLAEASLGIAAAQPGRPAATVPDAGSVHERPQVPPAPPAKIVEARRGHAPAAAPATESSASQIEPDHSISHNIRQSDQSDATSATLLNVVSDLTGYPVEMLNLDMDIEADLGIDSIKRVEILSTLEERLPDLPPMEPETMAALKTLGQIAAHIGGIASDAQPVYSSGDVLSRAGSAEFAAATEVTDISQTLIQVVSELTGYPREMLSMDMDVEADLGIDSIKRVEILSTLEERMPGLPEVTPDLMGSLKTLGQISAHLSESGDAGDEHRGEAPRVPTTGTDASGRSSGRSESAPPVNEQAQEAGPPESPAPALDWKTVTVENALRSQTRRLRFRPGRKLYLLDDGGPFAAALVASLGERGVAACVLSRDDAAALILDGQTLTDAAGLIIPAPERFENRADEDVFLKSAFQLAKSFAANPDRREKHRGDRGDDLLFATITRLDGAFGFAGREIDNPVMGGLAGLTKTAALEWHGVTCRALDIDPLWEDLSAIADRVAEELMEPTISGPLEIGLTSTQRRTPVLQNQPHEAIESEPSRLDLDAGDVIVVTGGARGVTAAAAEALAGRTGAAMALMGRSPQPAAEPAWLRGLDDTAAIKRAILENEFNNNGASPKEIEQSFVRHMASREVRATLEKLETLGTRAMYLSVDVREHDRVAEALETVRSSLGPVTAIVHGAGVIEDRLIVDKSPSQFDMVYGTKVSGLRNLLSCVKNDPLKHLVIFSSISARIGNAGQVDYAMANEALNKMAAAFSRQHPACRTLAVNWGPWDGGMVTPALRTAFKKQHVGLIPLKEGARSLVAAMGRSGNDPVEIVIGSSLPSRSIDVDAATAEGTPAGKAVPEDEPPMTLSFKKEIDTHDYPILTSHVIGGNPVVPFSLITEWFGHGALHENPGLVLHGLDDMRILKGVKLVDKKKLIRLFAGKTSRKNGHYEVSLELRDGMLEGKDVIHSRGKAILLDAMPEPPSVDLGRFLSEDGYHRSAGEVYEEILFHGIELRGIKEILSCSPRGMTARISSAPSPSRWIREHLRSGWIADPLVLDCAFQMATVWCYEETGQVSLPSYCASYRQYCETFPAKGVTAVLEVTDLTKHKMTGNFLLVDENKRLAAKMTGYEAVMDASLFKAFKPGR